One Saimiri boliviensis isolate mSaiBol1 chromosome 17, mSaiBol1.pri, whole genome shotgun sequence genomic window carries:
- the OSBPL7 gene encoding oxysterol-binding protein-related protein 7 isoform X3, whose product MDFQDRGSPFLPESAQSTKPSSAQQASELWEVVEEPQGRLGTEGVMPERQEGHLLKKRKWPLKGWHKRYFVLEDGILHYATTRQDITKGKLHGSIDVRLSVMSINKKAQRIDLDTEDNIYHLKIKSQDLFQSWVAQLRAHRLAHRLDMPRSTLPSTTHRKVPGAQLPTAASASALPGLGPREKVSSWLRDSDGLDRCSHELSECQGKLQELHRLLQSLESLHRIPSAPVIPTHQASVTTERPKKGKRTSRMWCTQSFAKDDTIGRVGRLHGSVPNLSRYLESRDSSGTRGLPPTDYAHLQRSFWALAQKVHSSLSSVLAALTTERDRLRDMHQGSELSRMGVSEVPTSQRRLHSLSTSSDTTADSFSSLNPEEQEALYMKGRELTPQLSQSSILSLADSHTEFFDACEVLLSASSSENEGSEEEESCTSEITTSLSEEVLDLRGAERCQKVGCVPGRPMGPPRRRCLPAASGPGADVSLWNILRNNIGKDLSKVSMPVQLNEPLNTLQRLCEELEYSSLLDQASRIADPCERMVYIAAFAVSAYSSTYHRAGCKPFNPVLGETYECERPDRGFRFISEQVSHHPPISACHAESENFTFWQDMKWKNKFWGKSLEIVPVGTVNVSLPRFGDHFEWNKVTSCIHNVLSGQRWIEHYGEVLIRNTQDSSCHCKITFCKAKYWSSNVHEVQGAVLSRSGRVLHRLFGKWHEGLYRGPTPGGQCIWKPTPCLPPDSMPPDHERNFGFTQFALELNELTAELKRSLPSTDTRLRPDQRYLEEGNIQAAEAQKRRIEQLQRDRRKVMEENNIVHQARFFRRQTDSSGKEWWVTNNTYWRLRAEPGYGNMDGAVLW is encoded by the exons ATGGACTTCCAAGACAGGGGCTCTCCCTTCCTGCCTGAGAGCGCTCAGTCCACAAAGCCCAGCAGTGCTCAGCAG GCCTCTGAGCtgtgggaggtggtggaggagcCTCAGGGCAGGCTGGGGACAGAGGGTGTCATGCCTGAGAGGCAGGAGGGCCACCTGCTCAAGAAGAGGAAGTGGCCTCTGAAGGGCTGGCACAAG AGATACTTTGTGCTCGAGGACGGGATTCTTCACTATGCAACAACCCGGCAAGAT ATCACCAAGGGGAAGCTTCATGGCTCCATCGATGTCCGGCTGTCGGTCATGTCCATCAACAAAAAGGCCCAACGCATTGACCTTGACACTGAAGATAACATCTACCACCTCAAG ATCAAATCCCAGGACCTATTCCAGAGCTGGGTGGCCCAGCTGCGTGCCCACCGCCTGGCCCACCGACTGGACATGCCCCGTAGCACACTGCCCAGTACCACTCACCGGAAG GTTCCTGGTGCCCAGCTTCCAACAGCAGCTAGTGCCTCAGCCCTACCTGGGCTTGGACCGAGAGAGAAGGTGTCTTCCTGGCTGAGGGACAGTGACGGGCTGGACCGCTGCTCTCATG AGCTCTCTGAGTGTCAGGGGAAGCTCCAGGAACTACACAGGCTCCTCCAGAGCCTGGAGTCCCTGCACCGAATCCCTTCAGCCCCTGTTATCCCCACACACCAG GCCTCAGTGACAACCGAAAGACCCAAGAAGGGGAAACGGACCAGCCGCATGTGGTGCACCCAGAGTTTTGCCAAGGATGACACCATTGGACGG GTTGGTCGTCTCCACGGCTCTGTTCCCAACCTGTCTCGCTACTTGGAGTCTCGGGACTCCTCGGGCACCCGTGGGCTGCCACCCACAGACTACGCCCACCTTCAGCGCAGCTTCTGGGCCCTGGCTCAGAAGG TGCACAGCTCCCTCAGCAGCGTCCTGGCCGCCCTTACCACTGAACGGGACCGACTAAGGGACATGCACCAGGGCTCAGAGTTGTCAAGGATGGGG GTCTCCGAGGTCCCCACTAGCCAGCGGCGCCTCCACTCACTGTCCACCTCCTCCGACACCACAGCAGACTCTTTCAGCTCCCTCAACCCTGAGGAG CAAGAAGCTCTGTACATGAAGGGGCGCGAGCTCACCCCGCAGCTGTCACAGAGCAGCATCCTGTCCCTTGCTGATTCCCACACGGAGTTCTTCGATGCCTGTGAGGTTCTCCTCTCCGCCAGCTCTTCTGAGAATGag GGCTCAGAAGAGGAGGAGTCGTGCACCAGTGAAATCACCACTAGCCTGTCTGAGGAGGTGCTGGATCTCAGGGGAGCTGAGCGCTGTCAGAAAG TGGGGTGTGTTCCAGGAAGACCCATGGGGCCACCCCGCCGTCGCTGCCTGCCTGCGGCCAGTGGGCCTGGGGCTGACGTGAGCCTGTGGAACATTCTGCGCAACAACATCGGCAAAGACCTGTCCAAGGTGTCCATGCCTGTGCAGCTCAATGAGCCACTCAACACGCTGCAGCGGCTCTGCGAGGAGCTGGAGTACAGCAGCCTCCTGGACCAGGCCAGCCGCATCGCTGACCCCTGCGAGCGCATG GTGTACATCGCAGCCTTTGCTGTCTCAGCCTACTCCTCCACATACCACCGAGCCGGCTGCAAGCCCTTCAACCCCGTCCTGGGGGAGACCTACGAGTGTGAACGGCCTGACCGAGGCTTCCGCTTCATCAGCGAGCAG GTCTCCCACCACCCCCCTATCTCGGCCTGCCATGCGGAGTCTGAGAACTTCACCTTCTGGCAAG ACATGAAGTGGAAGAACAAGTTCTGGGGCAAATCCCTGGAGATTGTGCCTGTGGGGACAGTCAACGTCAGCCTGCCCAG gtttgggGACCACTTTGAGTGGAACAAGGTGACGTCCTGCATTCACAACGTCCTGAGCGGCCAGCGCTGGATCGAGCACTATGGGGAGGTGCTCATCCGAAACACACAGGACAGCTCCTGCCACTGCAAGATCACCTTCTGCAAG GCCAAGTACTGGAGTTCCAATGTCCACGAGGTGCAGGGTGCTGTGCTCAGTCGGAGCGGCCGTGTCCTCCACCGACTCTTTGGGAAGTGGCACGAGGGGCTGTACCGGGGACCCACACCGGGCGGCCAGTGCATCTGGAAACCCA ccccttGCCTTCCCCCAGACTCAATGCCCCCTGACCATGAGCGAAACTTCGGCTTCACCCAGTTTGCCCTGGAACTGAATGAGCTGACAGCAGAGCTGAAACGGTCGCTGCCTTCCACTGACACGAGGCTCCGGCCAGACCAGAG GTACCTGGAGGAGGGGAACATACAGGCCGCTGAGGCCCAGAAGAGAAGGATCGAGCAGCTGCAGCGGGACAGGCGCAAAGTCATGGAGGAGAACAACATCGTCCACCAGGCTCGCTTCTTCAG GCGGCAAACAGACAGCAGTGGGAAGGAATGGTGGGTGACCAACAATACCTACTGGAGGCTGCGGGCCGAGCCAGGCTACGGGAACATGGATGGGGCCGTGCTCTGGTAG
- the OSBPL7 gene encoding oxysterol-binding protein-related protein 7 isoform X4, with translation MDFQDRGSPFLPESAQSTKPSSAQQASELWEVVEEPQGRLGTEGVMPERQEGHLLKKRKWPLKGWHKRYFVLEDGILHYATTRQDITKGKLHGSIDVRLSVMSINKKAQRIDLDTEDNIYHLKIKSQDLFQSWVAQLRAHRLAHRLDMPRSTLPSTTHRKVPGAQLPTAASASALPGLGPREKVSSWLRDSDGLDRCSHELSECQGKLQELHRLLQSLESLHRIPSAPVIPTHQASVTTERPKKGKRTSRMWCTQSFAKDDTIGRVGRLHGSVPNLSRYLESRDSSGTRGLPPTDYAHLQRSFWALAQKVHSSLSSVLAALTTERDRLRDMHQGSELSRMGVSEVPTSQRRLHSLSTSSDTTADSFSSLNPEEQEALYMKGRELTPQLSQSSILSLADSHTEFFDACEVLLSASSSENEGSEEEESCTSEITTSLSEEVLDLRGAERCQKVGCVPGRPMGPPRRRCLPAASGPGADVSLWNILRNNIGKDLSKVSMPVQLNEPLNTLQRLCEELEYSSLLDQASRIADPCERMVYIAAFAVSAYSSTYHRAGCKPFNPVLGETYECERPDRGFRFISEQVSHHPPISACHAESENFTFWQDMKWKNKFWGKSLEIVPVGTVNVSLPRFGDHFEWNKVTSCIHNVLSGQRWIEHYGEVLIRNTQDSSCHCKITFCKAKYWSSNVHEVQGAVLSRSGRVLHRLFGKWHEGLYRGPTPGGQCIWKPNSMPPDHERNFGFTQFALELNELTAELKRSLPSTDTRLRPDQRYLEEGNIQAAEAQKRRIEQLQRDRRKVMEENNIVHQARFFRRQTDSSGKEWWVTNNTYWRLRAEPGYGNMDGAVLW, from the exons ATGGACTTCCAAGACAGGGGCTCTCCCTTCCTGCCTGAGAGCGCTCAGTCCACAAAGCCCAGCAGTGCTCAGCAG GCCTCTGAGCtgtgggaggtggtggaggagcCTCAGGGCAGGCTGGGGACAGAGGGTGTCATGCCTGAGAGGCAGGAGGGCCACCTGCTCAAGAAGAGGAAGTGGCCTCTGAAGGGCTGGCACAAG AGATACTTTGTGCTCGAGGACGGGATTCTTCACTATGCAACAACCCGGCAAGAT ATCACCAAGGGGAAGCTTCATGGCTCCATCGATGTCCGGCTGTCGGTCATGTCCATCAACAAAAAGGCCCAACGCATTGACCTTGACACTGAAGATAACATCTACCACCTCAAG ATCAAATCCCAGGACCTATTCCAGAGCTGGGTGGCCCAGCTGCGTGCCCACCGCCTGGCCCACCGACTGGACATGCCCCGTAGCACACTGCCCAGTACCACTCACCGGAAG GTTCCTGGTGCCCAGCTTCCAACAGCAGCTAGTGCCTCAGCCCTACCTGGGCTTGGACCGAGAGAGAAGGTGTCTTCCTGGCTGAGGGACAGTGACGGGCTGGACCGCTGCTCTCATG AGCTCTCTGAGTGTCAGGGGAAGCTCCAGGAACTACACAGGCTCCTCCAGAGCCTGGAGTCCCTGCACCGAATCCCTTCAGCCCCTGTTATCCCCACACACCAG GCCTCAGTGACAACCGAAAGACCCAAGAAGGGGAAACGGACCAGCCGCATGTGGTGCACCCAGAGTTTTGCCAAGGATGACACCATTGGACGG GTTGGTCGTCTCCACGGCTCTGTTCCCAACCTGTCTCGCTACTTGGAGTCTCGGGACTCCTCGGGCACCCGTGGGCTGCCACCCACAGACTACGCCCACCTTCAGCGCAGCTTCTGGGCCCTGGCTCAGAAGG TGCACAGCTCCCTCAGCAGCGTCCTGGCCGCCCTTACCACTGAACGGGACCGACTAAGGGACATGCACCAGGGCTCAGAGTTGTCAAGGATGGGG GTCTCCGAGGTCCCCACTAGCCAGCGGCGCCTCCACTCACTGTCCACCTCCTCCGACACCACAGCAGACTCTTTCAGCTCCCTCAACCCTGAGGAG CAAGAAGCTCTGTACATGAAGGGGCGCGAGCTCACCCCGCAGCTGTCACAGAGCAGCATCCTGTCCCTTGCTGATTCCCACACGGAGTTCTTCGATGCCTGTGAGGTTCTCCTCTCCGCCAGCTCTTCTGAGAATGag GGCTCAGAAGAGGAGGAGTCGTGCACCAGTGAAATCACCACTAGCCTGTCTGAGGAGGTGCTGGATCTCAGGGGAGCTGAGCGCTGTCAGAAAG TGGGGTGTGTTCCAGGAAGACCCATGGGGCCACCCCGCCGTCGCTGCCTGCCTGCGGCCAGTGGGCCTGGGGCTGACGTGAGCCTGTGGAACATTCTGCGCAACAACATCGGCAAAGACCTGTCCAAGGTGTCCATGCCTGTGCAGCTCAATGAGCCACTCAACACGCTGCAGCGGCTCTGCGAGGAGCTGGAGTACAGCAGCCTCCTGGACCAGGCCAGCCGCATCGCTGACCCCTGCGAGCGCATG GTGTACATCGCAGCCTTTGCTGTCTCAGCCTACTCCTCCACATACCACCGAGCCGGCTGCAAGCCCTTCAACCCCGTCCTGGGGGAGACCTACGAGTGTGAACGGCCTGACCGAGGCTTCCGCTTCATCAGCGAGCAG GTCTCCCACCACCCCCCTATCTCGGCCTGCCATGCGGAGTCTGAGAACTTCACCTTCTGGCAAG ACATGAAGTGGAAGAACAAGTTCTGGGGCAAATCCCTGGAGATTGTGCCTGTGGGGACAGTCAACGTCAGCCTGCCCAG gtttgggGACCACTTTGAGTGGAACAAGGTGACGTCCTGCATTCACAACGTCCTGAGCGGCCAGCGCTGGATCGAGCACTATGGGGAGGTGCTCATCCGAAACACACAGGACAGCTCCTGCCACTGCAAGATCACCTTCTGCAAG GCCAAGTACTGGAGTTCCAATGTCCACGAGGTGCAGGGTGCTGTGCTCAGTCGGAGCGGCCGTGTCCTCCACCGACTCTTTGGGAAGTGGCACGAGGGGCTGTACCGGGGACCCACACCGGGCGGCCAGTGCATCTGGAAACCCA ACTCAATGCCCCCTGACCATGAGCGAAACTTCGGCTTCACCCAGTTTGCCCTGGAACTGAATGAGCTGACAGCAGAGCTGAAACGGTCGCTGCCTTCCACTGACACGAGGCTCCGGCCAGACCAGAG GTACCTGGAGGAGGGGAACATACAGGCCGCTGAGGCCCAGAAGAGAAGGATCGAGCAGCTGCAGCGGGACAGGCGCAAAGTCATGGAGGAGAACAACATCGTCCACCAGGCTCGCTTCTTCAG GCGGCAAACAGACAGCAGTGGGAAGGAATGGTGGGTGACCAACAATACCTACTGGAGGCTGCGGGCCGAGCCAGGCTACGGGAACATGGATGGGGCCGTGCTCTGGTAG
- the OSBPL7 gene encoding oxysterol-binding protein-related protein 7 isoform X2, with amino-acid sequence MDFQDRGSPFLPESAQSTKPSSAQQASELWEVVEEPQGRLGTEGVMPERQEGHLLKKRKWPLKGWHKRYFVLEDGILHYATTRQDITKGKLHGSIDVRLSVMSINKKAQRIDLDTEDNIYHLKPSPAPSLLQIKSQDLFQSWVAQLRAHRLAHRLDMPRSTLPSTTHRKVPGAQLPTAASASALPGLGPREKVSSWLRDSDGLDRCSHELSECQGKLQELHRLLQSLESLHRIPSAPVIPTHQASVTTERPKKGKRTSRMWCTQSFAKDDTIGRVGRLHGSVPNLSRYLESRDSSGTRGLPPTDYAHLQRSFWALAQKVHSSLSSVLAALTTERDRLRDMHQGSELSRMGVSEVPTSQRRLHSLSTSSDTTADSFSSLNPEEQEALYMKGRELTPQLSQSSILSLADSHTEFFDACEVLLSASSSENEGSEEEESCTSEITTSLSEEVLDLRGAERCQKVGCVPGRPMGPPRRRCLPAASGPGADVSLWNILRNNIGKDLSKVSMPVQLNEPLNTLQRLCEELEYSSLLDQASRIADPCERMVYIAAFAVSAYSSTYHRAGCKPFNPVLGETYECERPDRGFRFISEQVSHHPPISACHAESENFTFWQDMKWKNKFWGKSLEIVPVGTVNVSLPRFGDHFEWNKVTSCIHNVLSGQRWIEHYGEVLIRNTQDSSCHCKITFCKAKYWSSNVHEVQGAVLSRSGRVLHRLFGKWHEGLYRGPTPGGQCIWKPNSMPPDHERNFGFTQFALELNELTAELKRSLPSTDTRLRPDQRYLEEGNIQAAEAQKRRIEQLQRDRRKVMEENNIVHQARFFRRQTDSSGKEWWVTNNTYWRLRAEPGYGNMDGAVLW; translated from the exons ATGGACTTCCAAGACAGGGGCTCTCCCTTCCTGCCTGAGAGCGCTCAGTCCACAAAGCCCAGCAGTGCTCAGCAG GCCTCTGAGCtgtgggaggtggtggaggagcCTCAGGGCAGGCTGGGGACAGAGGGTGTCATGCCTGAGAGGCAGGAGGGCCACCTGCTCAAGAAGAGGAAGTGGCCTCTGAAGGGCTGGCACAAG AGATACTTTGTGCTCGAGGACGGGATTCTTCACTATGCAACAACCCGGCAAGAT ATCACCAAGGGGAAGCTTCATGGCTCCATCGATGTCCGGCTGTCGGTCATGTCCATCAACAAAAAGGCCCAACGCATTGACCTTGACACTGAAGATAACATCTACCACCTCAAG CCCTCGCCTGCTCCATCACTTCTGCAGATCAAATCCCAGGACCTATTCCAGAGCTGGGTGGCCCAGCTGCGTGCCCACCGCCTGGCCCACCGACTGGACATGCCCCGTAGCACACTGCCCAGTACCACTCACCGGAAG GTTCCTGGTGCCCAGCTTCCAACAGCAGCTAGTGCCTCAGCCCTACCTGGGCTTGGACCGAGAGAGAAGGTGTCTTCCTGGCTGAGGGACAGTGACGGGCTGGACCGCTGCTCTCATG AGCTCTCTGAGTGTCAGGGGAAGCTCCAGGAACTACACAGGCTCCTCCAGAGCCTGGAGTCCCTGCACCGAATCCCTTCAGCCCCTGTTATCCCCACACACCAG GCCTCAGTGACAACCGAAAGACCCAAGAAGGGGAAACGGACCAGCCGCATGTGGTGCACCCAGAGTTTTGCCAAGGATGACACCATTGGACGG GTTGGTCGTCTCCACGGCTCTGTTCCCAACCTGTCTCGCTACTTGGAGTCTCGGGACTCCTCGGGCACCCGTGGGCTGCCACCCACAGACTACGCCCACCTTCAGCGCAGCTTCTGGGCCCTGGCTCAGAAGG TGCACAGCTCCCTCAGCAGCGTCCTGGCCGCCCTTACCACTGAACGGGACCGACTAAGGGACATGCACCAGGGCTCAGAGTTGTCAAGGATGGGG GTCTCCGAGGTCCCCACTAGCCAGCGGCGCCTCCACTCACTGTCCACCTCCTCCGACACCACAGCAGACTCTTTCAGCTCCCTCAACCCTGAGGAG CAAGAAGCTCTGTACATGAAGGGGCGCGAGCTCACCCCGCAGCTGTCACAGAGCAGCATCCTGTCCCTTGCTGATTCCCACACGGAGTTCTTCGATGCCTGTGAGGTTCTCCTCTCCGCCAGCTCTTCTGAGAATGag GGCTCAGAAGAGGAGGAGTCGTGCACCAGTGAAATCACCACTAGCCTGTCTGAGGAGGTGCTGGATCTCAGGGGAGCTGAGCGCTGTCAGAAAG TGGGGTGTGTTCCAGGAAGACCCATGGGGCCACCCCGCCGTCGCTGCCTGCCTGCGGCCAGTGGGCCTGGGGCTGACGTGAGCCTGTGGAACATTCTGCGCAACAACATCGGCAAAGACCTGTCCAAGGTGTCCATGCCTGTGCAGCTCAATGAGCCACTCAACACGCTGCAGCGGCTCTGCGAGGAGCTGGAGTACAGCAGCCTCCTGGACCAGGCCAGCCGCATCGCTGACCCCTGCGAGCGCATG GTGTACATCGCAGCCTTTGCTGTCTCAGCCTACTCCTCCACATACCACCGAGCCGGCTGCAAGCCCTTCAACCCCGTCCTGGGGGAGACCTACGAGTGTGAACGGCCTGACCGAGGCTTCCGCTTCATCAGCGAGCAG GTCTCCCACCACCCCCCTATCTCGGCCTGCCATGCGGAGTCTGAGAACTTCACCTTCTGGCAAG ACATGAAGTGGAAGAACAAGTTCTGGGGCAAATCCCTGGAGATTGTGCCTGTGGGGACAGTCAACGTCAGCCTGCCCAG gtttgggGACCACTTTGAGTGGAACAAGGTGACGTCCTGCATTCACAACGTCCTGAGCGGCCAGCGCTGGATCGAGCACTATGGGGAGGTGCTCATCCGAAACACACAGGACAGCTCCTGCCACTGCAAGATCACCTTCTGCAAG GCCAAGTACTGGAGTTCCAATGTCCACGAGGTGCAGGGTGCTGTGCTCAGTCGGAGCGGCCGTGTCCTCCACCGACTCTTTGGGAAGTGGCACGAGGGGCTGTACCGGGGACCCACACCGGGCGGCCAGTGCATCTGGAAACCCA ACTCAATGCCCCCTGACCATGAGCGAAACTTCGGCTTCACCCAGTTTGCCCTGGAACTGAATGAGCTGACAGCAGAGCTGAAACGGTCGCTGCCTTCCACTGACACGAGGCTCCGGCCAGACCAGAG GTACCTGGAGGAGGGGAACATACAGGCCGCTGAGGCCCAGAAGAGAAGGATCGAGCAGCTGCAGCGGGACAGGCGCAAAGTCATGGAGGAGAACAACATCGTCCACCAGGCTCGCTTCTTCAG GCGGCAAACAGACAGCAGTGGGAAGGAATGGTGGGTGACCAACAATACCTACTGGAGGCTGCGGGCCGAGCCAGGCTACGGGAACATGGATGGGGCCGTGCTCTGGTAG
- the OSBPL7 gene encoding oxysterol-binding protein-related protein 7 isoform X1, whose amino-acid sequence MDFQDRGSPFLPESAQSTKPSSAQQASELWEVVEEPQGRLGTEGVMPERQEGHLLKKRKWPLKGWHKRYFVLEDGILHYATTRQDITKGKLHGSIDVRLSVMSINKKAQRIDLDTEDNIYHLKPSPAPSLLQIKSQDLFQSWVAQLRAHRLAHRLDMPRSTLPSTTHRKVPGAQLPTAASASALPGLGPREKVSSWLRDSDGLDRCSHELSECQGKLQELHRLLQSLESLHRIPSAPVIPTHQASVTTERPKKGKRTSRMWCTQSFAKDDTIGRVGRLHGSVPNLSRYLESRDSSGTRGLPPTDYAHLQRSFWALAQKVHSSLSSVLAALTTERDRLRDMHQGSELSRMGVSEVPTSQRRLHSLSTSSDTTADSFSSLNPEEQEALYMKGRELTPQLSQSSILSLADSHTEFFDACEVLLSASSSENEGSEEEESCTSEITTSLSEEVLDLRGAERCQKVGCVPGRPMGPPRRRCLPAASGPGADVSLWNILRNNIGKDLSKVSMPVQLNEPLNTLQRLCEELEYSSLLDQASRIADPCERMVYIAAFAVSAYSSTYHRAGCKPFNPVLGETYECERPDRGFRFISEQVSHHPPISACHAESENFTFWQDMKWKNKFWGKSLEIVPVGTVNVSLPRFGDHFEWNKVTSCIHNVLSGQRWIEHYGEVLIRNTQDSSCHCKITFCKAKYWSSNVHEVQGAVLSRSGRVLHRLFGKWHEGLYRGPTPGGQCIWKPTPCLPPDSMPPDHERNFGFTQFALELNELTAELKRSLPSTDTRLRPDQRYLEEGNIQAAEAQKRRIEQLQRDRRKVMEENNIVHQARFFRRQTDSSGKEWWVTNNTYWRLRAEPGYGNMDGAVLW is encoded by the exons ATGGACTTCCAAGACAGGGGCTCTCCCTTCCTGCCTGAGAGCGCTCAGTCCACAAAGCCCAGCAGTGCTCAGCAG GCCTCTGAGCtgtgggaggtggtggaggagcCTCAGGGCAGGCTGGGGACAGAGGGTGTCATGCCTGAGAGGCAGGAGGGCCACCTGCTCAAGAAGAGGAAGTGGCCTCTGAAGGGCTGGCACAAG AGATACTTTGTGCTCGAGGACGGGATTCTTCACTATGCAACAACCCGGCAAGAT ATCACCAAGGGGAAGCTTCATGGCTCCATCGATGTCCGGCTGTCGGTCATGTCCATCAACAAAAAGGCCCAACGCATTGACCTTGACACTGAAGATAACATCTACCACCTCAAG CCCTCGCCTGCTCCATCACTTCTGCAGATCAAATCCCAGGACCTATTCCAGAGCTGGGTGGCCCAGCTGCGTGCCCACCGCCTGGCCCACCGACTGGACATGCCCCGTAGCACACTGCCCAGTACCACTCACCGGAAG GTTCCTGGTGCCCAGCTTCCAACAGCAGCTAGTGCCTCAGCCCTACCTGGGCTTGGACCGAGAGAGAAGGTGTCTTCCTGGCTGAGGGACAGTGACGGGCTGGACCGCTGCTCTCATG AGCTCTCTGAGTGTCAGGGGAAGCTCCAGGAACTACACAGGCTCCTCCAGAGCCTGGAGTCCCTGCACCGAATCCCTTCAGCCCCTGTTATCCCCACACACCAG GCCTCAGTGACAACCGAAAGACCCAAGAAGGGGAAACGGACCAGCCGCATGTGGTGCACCCAGAGTTTTGCCAAGGATGACACCATTGGACGG GTTGGTCGTCTCCACGGCTCTGTTCCCAACCTGTCTCGCTACTTGGAGTCTCGGGACTCCTCGGGCACCCGTGGGCTGCCACCCACAGACTACGCCCACCTTCAGCGCAGCTTCTGGGCCCTGGCTCAGAAGG TGCACAGCTCCCTCAGCAGCGTCCTGGCCGCCCTTACCACTGAACGGGACCGACTAAGGGACATGCACCAGGGCTCAGAGTTGTCAAGGATGGGG GTCTCCGAGGTCCCCACTAGCCAGCGGCGCCTCCACTCACTGTCCACCTCCTCCGACACCACAGCAGACTCTTTCAGCTCCCTCAACCCTGAGGAG CAAGAAGCTCTGTACATGAAGGGGCGCGAGCTCACCCCGCAGCTGTCACAGAGCAGCATCCTGTCCCTTGCTGATTCCCACACGGAGTTCTTCGATGCCTGTGAGGTTCTCCTCTCCGCCAGCTCTTCTGAGAATGag GGCTCAGAAGAGGAGGAGTCGTGCACCAGTGAAATCACCACTAGCCTGTCTGAGGAGGTGCTGGATCTCAGGGGAGCTGAGCGCTGTCAGAAAG TGGGGTGTGTTCCAGGAAGACCCATGGGGCCACCCCGCCGTCGCTGCCTGCCTGCGGCCAGTGGGCCTGGGGCTGACGTGAGCCTGTGGAACATTCTGCGCAACAACATCGGCAAAGACCTGTCCAAGGTGTCCATGCCTGTGCAGCTCAATGAGCCACTCAACACGCTGCAGCGGCTCTGCGAGGAGCTGGAGTACAGCAGCCTCCTGGACCAGGCCAGCCGCATCGCTGACCCCTGCGAGCGCATG GTGTACATCGCAGCCTTTGCTGTCTCAGCCTACTCCTCCACATACCACCGAGCCGGCTGCAAGCCCTTCAACCCCGTCCTGGGGGAGACCTACGAGTGTGAACGGCCTGACCGAGGCTTCCGCTTCATCAGCGAGCAG GTCTCCCACCACCCCCCTATCTCGGCCTGCCATGCGGAGTCTGAGAACTTCACCTTCTGGCAAG ACATGAAGTGGAAGAACAAGTTCTGGGGCAAATCCCTGGAGATTGTGCCTGTGGGGACAGTCAACGTCAGCCTGCCCAG gtttgggGACCACTTTGAGTGGAACAAGGTGACGTCCTGCATTCACAACGTCCTGAGCGGCCAGCGCTGGATCGAGCACTATGGGGAGGTGCTCATCCGAAACACACAGGACAGCTCCTGCCACTGCAAGATCACCTTCTGCAAG GCCAAGTACTGGAGTTCCAATGTCCACGAGGTGCAGGGTGCTGTGCTCAGTCGGAGCGGCCGTGTCCTCCACCGACTCTTTGGGAAGTGGCACGAGGGGCTGTACCGGGGACCCACACCGGGCGGCCAGTGCATCTGGAAACCCA ccccttGCCTTCCCCCAGACTCAATGCCCCCTGACCATGAGCGAAACTTCGGCTTCACCCAGTTTGCCCTGGAACTGAATGAGCTGACAGCAGAGCTGAAACGGTCGCTGCCTTCCACTGACACGAGGCTCCGGCCAGACCAGAG GTACCTGGAGGAGGGGAACATACAGGCCGCTGAGGCCCAGAAGAGAAGGATCGAGCAGCTGCAGCGGGACAGGCGCAAAGTCATGGAGGAGAACAACATCGTCCACCAGGCTCGCTTCTTCAG GCGGCAAACAGACAGCAGTGGGAAGGAATGGTGGGTGACCAACAATACCTACTGGAGGCTGCGGGCCGAGCCAGGCTACGGGAACATGGATGGGGCCGTGCTCTGGTAG